AGGTGTAACTCTGACTAACAACGTGGCGATTACTGCTGCCAATGACAATGGGCATATGAGACTAAGCTGGACCAACCTTAACCAGGACGGTATGCTGCCCAACACTAACCTCGATAGAAATACACTTTCCCTGAGTGGAGGACTGAAACTAAGCGAGAAACTGAATGTACAAACTTCGATCAATTACATTAATACCCAAAGCGACAACAGACCGGCAATAAGCTATGGTACCGAAAGTATCATGTACTTGTGGATATGGTACGGCAGGCAGATCAACACGGGAAGTCTGAGAGACTACTGGATGCCCGGCCTGGAAGGAAGACAGCAGTTCAATTACAATTACAACTATCATGACAACCCGTACTTTACCATGTATGAGAACACCAATGGACAGGCTAAGGACAGGCTGTTTGGTAATGTATCGGTTACCTACAAGTTTACGGATGAGCTAAGCCTGATGCTGAGGACAGGGACAGATTTTTATAATGAGTTGAGGGATAAGAGGAGGGCATACAGCACACAAAGGTTCCCTTTAGGTATGTACCGGGAGGACGATATATTCTTTATGGAGCGAAACTCAGATTTCCTGCTGAGCTATCAGAAAAGCCTCTCCGAAAACTTTGCCCTCAACGTATCGGTAGGAGGAAACCAGATGAGACAGAAGCAGGAATACCAGCAAACTGTGGCACCGCAGCTCCTTATTCCTGAAATATATAACTTCTCCAACTCTGCCGTTCAGCTTCAGATAGATGAAAGCAACCAGGAAAAAAGAATCAATAGTTTGTATGGATATGCCCAGATCGGGTACAAGAATATGCTGTTTCTGGATATTACCGGAAGGAACGACTGGTCCAGTACACTGCCGGAGCAGAACAACTCCTATTTTTATCCGTCGGTGACTTTAAGTGCAGTGGTCAGCGATATGGTGCAGCTCCCGGAGCCGATAGCCTTTGTGAAGCTAAGGGCAGCCTATGCAGAGGTAGGAAATGATACCGATCCATACCAACTTCGAAATGTTTACATGTCAGGCACACCTTTCGGACCAAATCAGGCCAAAGGGGAATCATCGATACTTAAAAACCCTGACCTCAGGCCTGAAACTACCAGCTCCTACGAATTTGGGACTGACCTCAGGTTTTTTAACGGCAGGCTTGGCATTGACTTTACTTATTACCAGAACAGTACCAAAGATCAGATATTACCCATTACGCTGGACCAGTCTACAGGCTATACGGCCAAGATCATCAACGCCGGTGAAATTAAAAATCATGGCATAGAGCTGATGCTCAACGGGCGACCGTTGCAAAACAAAGACGGACTGAGTTGGGACATCAATGTAAACTGGACAAGGAACAGGAGTGAAGTGCTTGAGCTGGCGGATGGTATAGATGCATACACCCTTACAGAAAGAAACGGAGCCTACATACAAGCCAGGGTCGGAGAGCAGATGGGGGCTATCTATGGAGTTGGTTTTGCCCGTGTGGAAGATAAGAGCAGCCCTTATTATGGTCAGATCATACATTCGGAAGAAGGTACGCCACTTCGCGACCCTGACCTGGTATATCAGGGTAATTACAACCCTGACTGGATGCTGGGTGTGCAGAATATGCTTTCATACAAAGGGCTTTCCCTGAGCTTCCTTTTCGATGTCCGGGAAGGTGGTATCGTAGTGTCTCGCACCAAAACCATTGGAAGTACTTCAGGACAGCTTGAAGAAACCCTGTACGGCCGCCCTAATGGTTATGACCTTGCGCTTGCCGAAAACGGAATTATCAGCGAAGGTGTGATCGAAAACGGTGATGGTACCTTCAGGCCTAATGACGTGAAAATATCATCACGAAACTGGCACAACAGGTATTACGAGCGCAATAATGTTGAGGCTGCCAAATATGATGCTTCCTATGTGAAACTACGTGAAGTGAAGATTGGCTATACCTTCCCGGATAAATTCTTCGGAAATTTGCCATTCAGAAATGTCAACCTCTCTGTGGTAGGGCGTAACCTGCTTTTATGGACAGAAAACCCTCACTTCGACCCTGATGTGCTCTCTATGAGTGGCGGTACTTTGCAGCCGGGTATTGAAAATATGGCATATCCATCTGCCCGTAGCATAGGCTTCAATTTGAGTTTTAATCTTTAATAACTGAGGAAATGATCATGAAAAAAATAAACATCAAAATACTGGGAGCTTTTTTGCTAATGTTCCTTGTAGCGGCATGTGACGACGACTTTCAGGAAATCAACAAAAACCCGAACAGCCCTGAGGATGTACCGCCGTCGCTGTTGCTCCCTACCATCATCAATAACCCTGTGAACGAGTCGGCAAGCCTGGCCTGGGGCTATGGAAACGTTGTGATGCAGTATACCGGCAAAATCCAGTTTACCAATGAGGACAGATACAACTGGGGGCCGCAGGGCAACCCTTACAATACCTTCTTCACTGCCCTTAGAGATGTAAACAATATACTTCAGATCACTGAAGAGTCAGGAGAAAACAACTATAGAGGTGTCACATTGGTTATGAAAGCCTGGATGTATCATGTAATGACCGATGCTTATGGTGATGTGCCTTACACCGATGCTTTACAGGCCAAAGACGGGATTAATCTGCCTGCCTTTGACCCTCAGAGCGATGTGTATACCGGTATTTTGGCTGATCTGGAGGAGGCCAATACATTGCTTGGAAGTAGCGGGGAAACGTTGGCAGGTGATATTTTGTATGATGGTGATGTTGCCAAATGGAAGAAGTTTGCCAACTCTCTGCGTTTGAGAATATTAATGAGATTGTCAGACAGGCTTGATCCTTCAGGTGCCATGCAGGCCATCCTCAATGATCCTGCAACTCCGGTTTTTGAAAGCAATGATGATCAGGCTGCGCTTACGTACCTGCCAGATGCACCGAATCAGCAGCCGTTGTATACCACCCGGTCAGGCTCTTTTGATGAATACAGACTGAGCGAAAATATGGAAGACAGGCTAAAGGCGCTAAATGACCCGAGGCTATATGTATACGCCCAGCCTACCACGGATTCGGATGCCGGCCTGGCAGGTGCCCCGGAAGATTATGAAGGAGTGCCCAACGGTTTGCCCGATGAGGAAGCGCTGCAGTACTCTCCAAGTGGCGACCCGGCCAAAGGCGGTTCAAACTTTATCTCGCGGGTAGGGCTGATGTTCTCCTGCCGGGCATGTGATGAACTGGCCTCCCCAATCGCTGCCGAAACAGTGATCATGAGCTATGCAGAGCTGCAATTCATACTTGCGGAAGCCAGCGAGAGAGGGTTTATTTCTGCCGGTACTGCAGAGGATTATTATATGGAAGGTATTTCTTCTACTTTTGATTACTACGAATCCAGATTGCAGGCAGGAGGTTTTACAGAACTTGCCGCGGTAGTTCAGCCGGAGGCCGGCTACTATGCCCAGGCTGATGTGGCTTACACCGGTACGCAACAGGAGAAGTTGCGGAAAATCGGTGTACAAAAGTGGATTGCGCTGTTCTTTAACGGCATGGAAGCATGGTTTGACTGGAGAAGGACAGGATACCCTGAAATTACCCCGGGTCCCGGAGCAGTGATCAATACGGTTCCGGTAAGGTTTCAGTACCCATCGGATGCCCAGGCACTGAATGCTGAAGCCTATGAGGCAGCAATTAAAAGACAAGGTGCTGATCTCATCACCACAAGAGTGTGGTGGGATGTAGACTAAAAAAACGCCTGACAGGCTGAAAAAGCCTGTCAGGCTATAATACCTTTACCCCTAAGTAGGGTACTCAATACTCATAACTCAAGACTAAACTCTAAAAAACTGTATGAAAAGATTCACTATTACACTCTGTTTGTTGATGGTTATAGGGATGGTGTTTGGCCAGCGCAAAACTGAGAACTTAATCATTATTACATTAGATGGATTACGTTGGCAGGAGCTTTACACCGGAGCGGATTCAAGCCTTATCGGTGACAAAGAATATGTAGATAATCCTGAAGAGTTGAAGAAGCTGTTTTGGAAAAATACAGCTACAGAAAGAAGACAGGCACTCATGCCATTTTTCTGGAGCACTCTGGCCAGTGAAGGCCAGCTTTACGGCGACCGTAACCTGGGGAGTAAAGTGAATTGCTCCAACGGCATGTGGTTTTCATATCCGGGATACAATGAGATACTTTGTGGCTTTGCTGATGATAAAAACATCAACAGCAACAAAAAAATACCTAACCCAA
This region of Fulvivirga ulvae genomic DNA includes:
- a CDS encoding SusD/RagB family nutrient-binding outer membrane lipoprotein — protein: MKKINIKILGAFLLMFLVAACDDDFQEINKNPNSPEDVPPSLLLPTIINNPVNESASLAWGYGNVVMQYTGKIQFTNEDRYNWGPQGNPYNTFFTALRDVNNILQITEESGENNYRGVTLVMKAWMYHVMTDAYGDVPYTDALQAKDGINLPAFDPQSDVYTGILADLEEANTLLGSSGETLAGDILYDGDVAKWKKFANSLRLRILMRLSDRLDPSGAMQAILNDPATPVFESNDDQAALTYLPDAPNQQPLYTTRSGSFDEYRLSENMEDRLKALNDPRLYVYAQPTTDSDAGLAGAPEDYEGVPNGLPDEEALQYSPSGDPAKGGSNFISRVGLMFSCRACDELASPIAAETVIMSYAELQFILAEASERGFISAGTAEDYYMEGISSTFDYYESRLQAGGFTELAAVVQPEAGYYAQADVAYTGTQQEKLRKIGVQKWIALFFNGMEAWFDWRRTGYPEITPGPGAVINTVPVRFQYPSDAQALNAEAYEAAIKRQGADLITTRVWWDVD
- a CDS encoding SusC/RagA family TonB-linked outer membrane protein, producing MKNLLPAKANVLAKPSLGGLLVFCCLWFMCVAAYAQSRTVTGKVTDQADGNGIPGVNVVVQGTSNGTVTDYQGDYTMQVDDNNAILIFSFVGYENQEVNVGTKSVVDIAMSSGIVQLSEVVVTALGVERETKALGYSTQEIDGDELTEARETNLVSSLSGKIAGVQVANSGTTIGGSSRVTIRGESSLDINANQPLFIVDGIPISNEVVGASGTGTLEVDYGNAAGEINPDDIASINILKGPAAAALYGSRAANGAIIITTKSGKAKKGLGITVNSNVSFERPLILPDWQDVYGQGNNGQFEFVDGAGSGNADGVDESWGPRMEGQAIPQFDSPRNIPGFRGGDLNAPAGSTITATPWTKNEDNISDFFETGVTLTNNVAITAANDNGHMRLSWTNLNQDGMLPNTNLDRNTLSLSGGLKLSEKLNVQTSINYINTQSDNRPAISYGTESIMYLWIWYGRQINTGSLRDYWMPGLEGRQQFNYNYNYHDNPYFTMYENTNGQAKDRLFGNVSVTYKFTDELSLMLRTGTDFYNELRDKRRAYSTQRFPLGMYREDDIFFMERNSDFLLSYQKSLSENFALNVSVGGNQMRQKQEYQQTVAPQLLIPEIYNFSNSAVQLQIDESNQEKRINSLYGYAQIGYKNMLFLDITGRNDWSSTLPEQNNSYFYPSVTLSAVVSDMVQLPEPIAFVKLRAAYAEVGNDTDPYQLRNVYMSGTPFGPNQAKGESSILKNPDLRPETTSSYEFGTDLRFFNGRLGIDFTYYQNSTKDQILPITLDQSTGYTAKIINAGEIKNHGIELMLNGRPLQNKDGLSWDINVNWTRNRSEVLELADGIDAYTLTERNGAYIQARVGEQMGAIYGVGFARVEDKSSPYYGQIIHSEEGTPLRDPDLVYQGNYNPDWMLGVQNMLSYKGLSLSFLFDVREGGIVVSRTKTIGSTSGQLEETLYGRPNGYDLALAENGIISEGVIENGDGTFRPNDVKISSRNWHNRYYERNNVEAAKYDASYVKLREVKIGYTFPDKFFGNLPFRNVNLSVVGRNLLLWTENPHFDPDVLSMSGGTLQPGIENMAYPSARSIGFNLSFNL